The following are from one region of the Rosistilla carotiformis genome:
- a CDS encoding sigma-70 family RNA polymerase sigma factor, translating to MENDETTLDVQRYLGELANLDGNAPAEPIIRALIARSVGRLHLLCETLLVRSYPRLMQPPLNLQSEEMLSAVVDRLMKAMREVRPKTVRQFFGLANQHMRWELNDLARRLDKYPADRELDASGIVSPEPSGSQLSQNAMRMLSAIDGLPEDEREVFGLVRIQGMTQTEAADLLDVSPKTIQRRLNRGVIMLAATLDDLNPDARPVRDV from the coding sequence ATGGAAAACGACGAAACCACGCTCGATGTTCAACGGTATCTCGGCGAATTGGCGAATCTGGATGGGAACGCTCCGGCGGAGCCGATCATCCGCGCGTTGATTGCCCGGTCGGTCGGTCGGTTGCATCTTTTGTGTGAAACGTTGTTGGTCCGCAGCTACCCTCGGTTGATGCAACCACCGTTGAACCTTCAGTCGGAGGAAATGCTCAGCGCGGTTGTGGATCGCTTGATGAAAGCGATGCGTGAAGTTCGGCCCAAAACGGTCCGCCAATTTTTTGGTTTGGCGAACCAACACATGCGTTGGGAGTTGAATGATCTGGCGCGTCGGTTGGACAAATATCCCGCCGATCGTGAACTGGATGCATCGGGGATTGTTTCGCCGGAACCGAGTGGATCGCAACTGAGTCAAAACGCGATGCGGATGCTGTCGGCCATCGACGGGCTGCCTGAGGACGAACGGGAAGTGTTTGGGCTCGTGCGGATCCAAGGGATGACGCAAACCGAAGCGGCGGATTTGTTGGATGTGTCTCCGAAAACGATTCAACGACGGTTAAACCGTGGGGTGATCATGTTGGCGGCAACGTTGGATGATTTGAATCCCGATGCTCGGCCGGTTCGCGACGTTTAG
- the uvrA gene encoding excinuclease ABC subunit UvrA, which translates to MTNTLGNLEPAVLSDIRSAPGDPLMRIRGARVHNLKNVDIDLRRDQLIVLTGVSGSGKSSLAFDTIYAEGQRQYIESLSTYARQFLDQLPRPDCDHIDGLEPTLCIDQKSGASNPRSTVATVTEVYDYLRLLMARVGAPHCYHCGAAILQQTSEQILASLMNLAEETRLIVLAPMVRGRKGAHEDVFQEIRKAGLVRARVDGTMYDIESLPKLSPRKNHTIEAVVDRLVVREGIESRLGESIKTALKLSDGLLVAFFELPDADDWDERLLSSRYACPQCDISYEELEPRTFSFNSPYGACPDCDGLGRLEAYDPDLLIPDWTQPAETAAMLPWKGTSAAVRKRIRGTLEPLVLGGGGQWDQPLDQLTAKGRAALTATIVELLNVEWEKKLTDARREQLTNWIGAVECSTCGGSRLRREALSVTLADRHIGQIVAMPATEATVFFATLQAECDASLRDDWEYDSADKEPADESVVRERAPRRVKAGGKLSPSQREIARPILVEINKRLRFLDQVGVGYLTLGRSADTLSGGELQRVRLATSIGSGLVGVCYILDEPSIGLHQRDNDRLIVALRDLQRQGNTVLVVEHDESMMRAADWLIDMGPGAGHQGGEILFAGEPSSITAIAEDQAEASKEDNDSPSRSVTADYLSGRRSIPVPESRRKADKNQMLTLTGANTHNLQNVTARFPLGCLIGVAGVSGSGKSSIVNDTLYPALARTLGLQSAKPGPFESLTGAEGIDKLIRIDQAPIGRTPRSCPATYTGALDLIRKVFAETRDAKQRGFAANRFSFNAKPGRCDQCMGQGQEKIEMNFLADLYIRCSVCGGKRFNRQTLAVRFKGASIADVLEMTIDDAAEFFKNFVKIDRILESMRSVGLGYLQLGQPSTTLSGGEAQRIKLATELARQETGNTLYLLDEPTTGLHFDDVRRLIDVLQSLVEKGNTVIVIEHNLDVIKCCDWIVEMGPEGGAGGGRLLAEGTPEKVVAGPPTPTSQYLQELLDAAVS; encoded by the coding sequence ATGACCAACACGTTGGGAAATCTTGAACCCGCGGTCCTTTCGGACATCCGCAGCGCTCCCGGCGACCCGTTGATGCGGATCCGCGGCGCGCGGGTCCACAACCTGAAGAACGTCGATATCGATTTGCGTCGAGACCAGTTGATCGTCCTGACCGGGGTCAGCGGCAGCGGGAAGAGTTCGCTTGCCTTCGACACGATCTATGCCGAGGGGCAGCGTCAGTACATCGAGAGCCTTTCGACCTACGCCCGGCAATTCCTCGACCAATTGCCGCGCCCCGATTGCGACCACATCGACGGCCTGGAACCGACGTTGTGCATCGACCAAAAATCGGGAGCTAGCAATCCTCGCAGTACCGTCGCCACCGTCACCGAGGTCTACGATTACCTGCGTCTATTGATGGCCCGCGTCGGCGCTCCGCACTGCTATCATTGCGGGGCTGCGATTCTGCAGCAGACCAGCGAACAGATCCTCGCTTCGCTGATGAACCTGGCCGAAGAGACGCGTTTGATCGTGTTGGCACCGATGGTTCGCGGACGCAAAGGGGCGCACGAGGATGTGTTTCAGGAGATTCGCAAGGCGGGATTGGTGCGGGCTCGCGTCGACGGCACGATGTACGACATCGAATCGCTCCCCAAACTTTCGCCGCGGAAGAACCATACGATCGAAGCGGTCGTCGATCGGTTGGTCGTTCGCGAAGGAATCGAGTCGCGGTTGGGAGAATCGATCAAAACGGCGCTCAAGTTGAGCGACGGTTTGCTGGTTGCATTTTTCGAACTGCCCGATGCCGACGACTGGGACGAGCGGTTGCTCAGTTCGCGGTACGCCTGTCCGCAGTGCGATATCAGCTATGAGGAACTGGAGCCGCGAACGTTCAGTTTCAACAGTCCCTACGGTGCCTGTCCCGACTGCGATGGCTTGGGGCGTCTTGAGGCGTACGATCCTGACCTGTTGATTCCCGATTGGACGCAGCCTGCCGAAACCGCGGCGATGCTCCCTTGGAAGGGAACTTCGGCGGCGGTTCGCAAGCGGATTCGAGGCACGCTGGAACCGCTGGTCCTCGGCGGTGGAGGCCAATGGGACCAACCGCTCGATCAACTGACCGCCAAGGGGCGGGCGGCATTGACGGCGACGATCGTCGAATTATTGAACGTCGAATGGGAAAAGAAGCTGACCGATGCGCGGCGTGAACAACTGACCAATTGGATCGGGGCGGTCGAGTGTTCGACGTGTGGCGGATCGCGCTTGCGGCGTGAAGCGCTCAGCGTCACTTTGGCCGATCGACATATCGGCCAGATCGTCGCGATGCCCGCGACCGAAGCGACTGTTTTTTTTGCAACCTTGCAGGCCGAATGCGATGCCTCGCTTCGCGACGACTGGGAATACGACAGCGCAGACAAGGAACCTGCCGACGAAAGCGTCGTTCGCGAACGGGCGCCGCGCCGCGTCAAAGCCGGTGGGAAATTGTCTCCTTCGCAGCGCGAGATCGCTCGCCCAATCCTGGTCGAGATCAACAAGCGGCTTCGTTTTTTGGATCAGGTGGGCGTCGGCTATCTCACCTTGGGACGCAGCGCCGATACGCTCAGCGGCGGCGAACTGCAACGCGTTCGTTTGGCGACCAGCATCGGCAGCGGACTTGTCGGCGTCTGTTACATCCTCGACGAACCATCGATCGGACTGCATCAACGCGATAACGATCGCTTGATCGTCGCACTGCGCGACTTGCAGCGGCAAGGGAACACGGTGCTGGTCGTGGAGCACGATGAATCGATGATGCGTGCCGCCGATTGGTTGATCGACATGGGGCCTGGCGCGGGACACCAAGGCGGCGAGATCCTGTTCGCCGGCGAACCTTCATCGATCACGGCGATCGCCGAAGACCAGGCGGAGGCATCGAAGGAGGACAACGATTCGCCCTCGCGCTCGGTCACGGCCGACTATCTGTCTGGGCGGCGCTCGATCCCGGTTCCCGAGTCGCGGCGCAAAGCCGACAAAAATCAGATGCTGACACTGACCGGCGCGAACACTCACAACTTGCAGAACGTGACCGCAAGGTTCCCGCTGGGATGTCTGATCGGAGTGGCAGGAGTTAGCGGCAGCGGGAAGAGTTCGATCGTCAACGATACGCTCTATCCTGCCTTGGCACGCACCCTCGGTCTGCAGTCGGCCAAACCGGGGCCGTTTGAATCGTTGACCGGTGCGGAGGGAATCGACAAATTGATCCGAATCGATCAGGCTCCGATCGGTCGCACGCCGCGCAGCTGTCCGGCGACCTATACCGGGGCGTTGGATCTGATTCGCAAGGTGTTTGCCGAAACCCGCGACGCCAAACAGCGAGGCTTTGCCGCCAACCGATTTAGCTTTAATGCCAAGCCGGGACGCTGCGACCAATGCATGGGGCAGGGGCAGGAAAAGATCGAGATGAACTTTCTGGCCGATCTCTACATTCGATGTTCCGTGTGTGGCGGAAAGCGGTTTAATCGCCAGACGCTGGCGGTGCGGTTCAAAGGGGCTTCGATCGCCGACGTGTTGGAGATGACGATCGACGACGCGGCTGAATTTTTCAAGAACTTCGTCAAGATCGACCGGATTCTCGAGAGCATGCGGAGCGTCGGGTTGGGATATCTGCAGCTGGGCCAACCGTCGACCACGCTCAGCGGCGGCGAGGCCCAGCGGATCAAGTTGGCAACCGAACTTGCGCGGCAGGAAACCGGCAACACGTTGTATCTTTTAGACGAACCGACGACGGGACTCCATTTCGACGACGTCCGTCGCTTGATCGACGTTTTGCAATCGCTGGTCGAAAAGGGGAACACCGTGATCGTGATCGAACACAATCTGGACGTAATCAAGTGTTGCGACTGGATCGTCGAGATGGGCCCCGAGGGGGGCGCGGGCGGCGGCCGTTTGCTGGCCGAAGGGACACCCGAAAAGGTCGTCGCCGGTCCGCCGACGCCAACGAGCCAATACCTGCAGGAACTGCTCGACGCAGCGGTTTCTTGA
- a CDS encoding discoidin domain-containing protein produces MEYSTTYSFTDFQPMLSVELAPHDQSIEFDLQPLVEARYLRITLIENYGGDAMECGRIEVIGKITETERDYPMDLTNFASSQNGGSVSTKPSAYDEYHWGALHLIDGSPGRSWSSPIGTTTETATIRLAAPTKVQFITVNPYSPSDSINWATRAAISVANSGGSFYDVGTIDLTAVGQEHVLRLNEAVDASLVRVELTSSQDASAVECSEVKVYGPTSPETEVQIDEVSLLDGN; encoded by the coding sequence GTGGAATATTCGACGACCTACAGCTTCACCGATTTCCAACCGATGCTGTCGGTTGAACTCGCGCCGCACGATCAGTCGATCGAATTCGATCTGCAGCCTCTGGTCGAAGCTCGCTACCTGCGGATTACGTTGATCGAGAACTATGGCGGCGATGCGATGGAGTGCGGGCGAATCGAGGTGATTGGGAAGATCACTGAAACCGAGCGAGACTATCCGATGGATCTAACCAACTTTGCCAGCTCGCAAAACGGTGGGTCGGTCTCGACGAAACCAAGTGCCTACGATGAATACCACTGGGGCGCGTTGCACTTGATCGATGGCTCGCCGGGACGCAGCTGGTCCAGCCCGATCGGAACGACGACCGAAACCGCGACGATTCGCTTGGCAGCGCCAACGAAGGTCCAGTTCATCACGGTCAATCCCTACTCTCCGAGCGATTCGATCAATTGGGCCACGCGTGCTGCGATCTCCGTCGCCAACAGCGGCGGTTCGTTCTACGACGTCGGAACCATCGACTTGACCGCCGTGGGGCAAGAGCATGTGTTGCGGTTGAACGAAGCGGTCGATGCGTCGTTGGTTCGCGTGGAGTTGACCAGCTCGCAGGACGCCAGCGCCGTCGAGTGTAGCGAGGTGAAGGTCTACGGCCCCACATCGCCGGAAACCGAAGTCCAAATCGATGAAGTGAGTTTGCTTGACGGAAACTGA
- a CDS encoding VWA domain-containing protein encodes MCSSRSNWRIVTYVTLLLLLLPNLSFAQEAVSYEQLLNKVKAGVDDATLIRQIEESPIVYVVDLAQIEELRKAGASEAVIAAFQQDRVRSKDVITDFILIFDCSNSMNEPARNGQSKMEVAKTTVAELIDMIPIGMPTSVIVYGHNVEEKCEAVMIGRPLTPLGGADKAELRQFVLGLQPRGWTPIAKSLRVAGEVLDSKMDAYTGIVLISDGKETCGGDPAAEARKLAAKHNIEFHVVGFDVDDDTRRQLENIARLGGGKYQGASSPEDLKGALKSVTDQINEAQQRLKDLAKQKEAELAAQRARAAELDKQLADRERQRQEAQALADRLANEKDLASEKLQDMERSLADRMKEIGDLNKAADAAAAALESAKKAHVDLQAEHKNALADAGQKQDALREKLDDRMKEIAALNQAADAAAAALDAAKKQQRDLQAEHAKALAEAEKQKDALRDKAAETAKQLAESMKNAKDLADQNARLADTQRAAEADRDRIAAALDAERKKGAALAADLAKSAQDLAALQREADRAARQATDQLAAAERMKKSLADQLDRSNENAKNDAKRLAALRDAANDRADALAAELAEQGRRYDRELSDAEGRINELASMKADVERQLADLLAQQEHAKNRPYDLASIDRGGRVVDAPSQLDDRQHGVQNLLRDGGIYRVPGRNPVSIVLAF; translated from the coding sequence ATGTGTTCGTCTAGATCCAATTGGCGGATCGTCACCTACGTCACCCTGCTGTTGTTGCTGTTGCCGAATCTTTCCTTCGCTCAAGAAGCCGTCTCGTATGAGCAATTGCTCAACAAAGTGAAAGCCGGTGTGGACGATGCCACCTTGATTCGGCAGATCGAAGAATCGCCGATCGTGTATGTCGTCGACCTCGCCCAAATCGAAGAGCTTCGTAAAGCGGGCGCCTCCGAAGCGGTGATCGCGGCATTCCAACAGGATCGCGTGCGGTCGAAGGATGTGATCACCGATTTCATCTTGATCTTTGATTGCAGCAACAGCATGAATGAACCGGCCAGGAACGGTCAATCGAAAATGGAGGTTGCCAAAACCACGGTTGCGGAGCTGATCGACATGATCCCAATTGGGATGCCAACGTCTGTGATCGTCTATGGACACAATGTCGAAGAGAAATGCGAAGCGGTCATGATCGGCCGACCGTTGACTCCGCTGGGCGGTGCCGACAAAGCCGAACTGCGGCAGTTCGTGCTGGGACTTCAGCCACGGGGCTGGACCCCGATCGCGAAATCATTGCGTGTCGCTGGCGAAGTGCTCGACAGCAAGATGGATGCGTATACTGGAATCGTGCTGATCAGCGACGGCAAAGAGACTTGCGGTGGCGACCCCGCCGCGGAAGCCAGAAAATTGGCGGCCAAGCACAACATCGAATTCCATGTCGTCGGCTTCGATGTCGATGACGACACCCGCCGTCAGTTGGAGAATATCGCGCGGTTGGGCGGAGGAAAGTACCAAGGTGCAAGTTCTCCAGAGGATCTCAAAGGGGCGTTGAAATCGGTTACCGACCAGATCAACGAAGCTCAACAGCGTCTGAAGGATCTCGCCAAGCAAAAGGAAGCGGAACTGGCGGCGCAGCGAGCGCGAGCGGCCGAGTTGGACAAGCAGCTTGCCGATCGCGAGCGTCAGCGTCAGGAAGCCCAAGCGTTGGCCGATCGGTTGGCAAACGAAAAGGATCTCGCCAGCGAGAAGCTTCAGGATATGGAGCGTTCGCTGGCCGACCGCATGAAGGAAATCGGGGATCTGAACAAGGCAGCGGATGCTGCGGCGGCGGCGCTCGAATCGGCGAAGAAGGCGCACGTAGATCTGCAAGCTGAGCACAAAAACGCCCTTGCCGATGCCGGCCAAAAGCAGGACGCGCTCCGCGAAAAGCTCGACGACCGGATGAAAGAGATCGCTGCGTTGAACCAAGCGGCCGATGCCGCCGCTGCGGCGCTTGATGCCGCCAAGAAGCAACAGCGGGATCTACAAGCCGAACACGCCAAGGCGCTAGCCGAAGCGGAAAAGCAAAAGGATGCGCTTCGAGACAAAGCGGCCGAGACTGCCAAGCAACTGGCGGAGTCGATGAAAAACGCAAAGGATTTGGCGGACCAGAACGCAAGGCTGGCGGACACGCAACGGGCGGCCGAAGCGGATCGCGATCGGATCGCCGCGGCGCTTGATGCCGAACGAAAGAAGGGAGCTGCGCTGGCGGCCGATCTCGCTAAATCGGCGCAGGATCTAGCTGCGTTGCAGCGTGAGGCGGACCGGGCCGCTCGCCAGGCCACCGATCAATTGGCCGCTGCAGAGCGAATGAAAAAGTCGTTGGCAGATCAGTTGGATCGATCCAACGAAAACGCCAAAAACGATGCGAAACGCCTCGCCGCGCTGCGAGATGCGGCAAACGATCGCGCCGATGCACTGGCGGCAGAACTTGCCGAACAGGGACGACGATACGACCGTGAACTGAGCGATGCGGAGGGGCGGATCAATGAATTGGCATCGATGAAGGCAGACGTCGAACGCCAACTGGCCGACCTTTTGGCTCAGCAGGAACATGCGAAGAACCGCCCCTACGACTTGGCCTCGATCGATCGCGGTGGTCGTGTCGTCGATGCACCGAGCCAGTTGGACGATCGACAGCATGGCGTGCAAAATTTGCTTCGAGATGGAGGGATCTACCGAGTTCCAGGACGCAATCCGGTATCGATAGTGCTCGCGTTTTAA
- a CDS encoding glycoside hydrolase family 88 protein, with amino-acid sequence MSEDPLMAWRPVTKAYGVAADGKPLTSVQSPAFLDPSPNISRVLVIASPSLAPSYVDQADADGFAAGLRHRELAIWLVAAPDGIADATADALQQPIDAKAYAGKRVATQYLWRSIGLAAPDVVVVVKPGSENRLVLQPSAGSFADALRRSSVAGIGSIAAVEFIANPKISLLDVIDQLGDQTIPAVEKSAQVELLHRRERSAIDVATVLSKRYGNALDSVNYQQALALIGRLQLGDLTGEATALAAVQQIAEPYAAGAKSALGDKPNGGVFAGHLLFAELANRTQDPRYVALVRAAAEHAFTPDGQMRDAMPTHSEMSDAVFMGTPILVAAGNLTGEQRYFDMAIRHLRFMLELNLRDDGLHQHSPLDPAGTAWGRGNGFPALGLALSLSWFPENSPYRDEMLAAFRAHLAAMEKHQDTSGMWHQVVDRPESYPEFTVTCMTTMAIARGLRMGWLDPEIYVPVVQRAWPAIQSRIGSDAQLIDVCTGTGKQKSLRDYFDRTAIRGHDTRGGAMAMLVATEIALAQRDGKWKLD; translated from the coding sequence ATGTCCGAAGACCCTTTGATGGCGTGGCGTCCCGTTACGAAGGCGTATGGCGTGGCGGCCGATGGCAAGCCGCTAACATCCGTCCAGTCCCCCGCGTTCCTCGATCCGAGCCCCAATATTTCGCGGGTGCTGGTGATCGCATCTCCCTCGTTGGCCCCTTCCTACGTTGATCAAGCGGATGCCGACGGATTTGCCGCAGGGCTGCGGCATCGCGAACTTGCGATCTGGCTGGTGGCCGCACCCGATGGAATCGCCGATGCGACCGCAGACGCATTGCAACAGCCCATCGATGCCAAGGCTTACGCTGGCAAACGCGTTGCGACACAGTATCTCTGGCGATCGATTGGCTTAGCCGCTCCGGACGTCGTTGTGGTCGTCAAACCCGGATCGGAGAACCGCTTGGTTTTGCAGCCGTCAGCCGGATCGTTCGCCGATGCGTTACGTCGTTCCTCGGTGGCTGGAATCGGTTCGATCGCAGCGGTCGAATTCATCGCGAACCCGAAGATTTCTCTGCTCGATGTGATCGATCAGTTGGGAGATCAAACCATTCCCGCGGTCGAGAAGTCGGCTCAGGTGGAGCTGTTGCATCGACGCGAGCGATCGGCGATCGACGTCGCAACGGTTCTAAGCAAACGCTACGGCAACGCGCTCGATTCGGTGAACTATCAGCAGGCGTTGGCTCTGATCGGTCGCTTGCAGTTGGGCGATCTGACCGGCGAAGCGACGGCGTTGGCAGCCGTCCAGCAGATCGCGGAACCGTATGCTGCTGGCGCCAAATCGGCACTGGGGGACAAACCGAACGGCGGCGTCTTCGCCGGGCACTTGTTGTTCGCCGAACTTGCAAACCGCACGCAAGACCCGCGTTATGTTGCACTGGTTCGCGCGGCGGCCGAGCATGCTTTTACCCCCGACGGGCAGATGCGTGACGCGATGCCAACGCACAGCGAGATGAGCGACGCAGTCTTCATGGGAACGCCGATCCTTGTCGCGGCGGGAAACCTGACGGGCGAGCAACGCTACTTTGATATGGCGATCCGGCATCTGCGGTTCATGCTGGAATTGAATCTCCGCGACGATGGTTTGCATCAACACTCGCCGCTCGATCCCGCGGGGACCGCCTGGGGCCGCGGGAACGGGTTTCCTGCTTTGGGGCTGGCGTTGTCGTTGTCCTGGTTCCCCGAAAATAGTCCCTATCGCGATGAGATGTTGGCGGCCTTTCGTGCGCATTTGGCCGCGATGGAAAAGCATCAAGATACGTCGGGGATGTGGCACCAGGTGGTCGACCGTCCGGAGAGCTATCCCGAATTCACCGTCACCTGCATGACCACGATGGCGATCGCGCGCGGGTTGCGGATGGGCTGGTTGGATCCGGAGATCTACGTTCCCGTTGTGCAGCGGGCTTGGCCGGCGATCCAGTCGCGGATCGGCAGCGACGCCCAATTGATCGACGTCTGCACCGGAACGGGAAAACAGAAAAGCCTCCGCGACTACTTCGACCGGACCGCGATTCGAGGGCACGACACGCGTGGTGGTGCGATGGCAATGCTGGTTGCTACCGAGATCGCCCTGGCACAACGGGACGGGAAATGGAAGCTCGACTGA
- a CDS encoding protein kinase domain-containing protein: protein MSYESQVDALLEELLESHRSVEEVCAEQPEWIDEVRRRYLKVRSIEAQIGDLFPDTDSTGQRSDARSAGQPTTLPELPGYEVHAILGHGGMGVVYQARHLKLNRPVAIKMLLAGAYASNMELLRFEREAESIAGLRHPHIVQIYDVGEVLGRPFYTMELVEGGTLSKKLADQPVSVREAAETLATLAIAVQAAHEGGIVHRDLKPANILLTRDGILKISDFGLARRVDLDAGLTMTGARMGTPSYMAPEQVSGGLVGPTVDIYALGTLLYEMLAGRPPFRGENVIETERRLISEEPLPPSRINQNVPPDLETICLKCLEKEPLQRYPTAAALADDLQRFLRYEPIAARPVGRTTRIWRWIHRSPTTAALIVTAVALCGMLAIYGMRELALVAGTRAEKARLMARLESGLELERQGRYAETRALLGKLGDGGHIDLRRRIDHAVANLDIVEALDALRLHRVSVIDGRYDEQFNQTFADGRYEALFSDLKIGSPGDVDSEVAARIDTSDFKRSLIAALDDWAVCASDPTRRDWLLRVACLADRDPTGLRDRIRDPSTWLDPPTLTELSQAALDAKLSVQLLRAIGDRIGDAGMDTIAFRKQVQLAHADDFLANFTLADDLREREPAEAVRYYQAALAIRPQASLAHNNLGMALAKLGRKPEAVAFFKAALRIDPKFVLAYYNLGLIFAAEGKTRESIEQFRNALMIDPNVAFAHYQLGRVTATEGDHLQAIESFRKATRIDPMYAAAFGAMGESFLAIERRDDAEHALKQCLQWLPAKDPMRARWEALLEQCGNS, encoded by the coding sequence ATGAGTTACGAATCGCAAGTCGACGCTCTCCTTGAAGAGCTTCTCGAGTCCCACCGTTCTGTTGAGGAGGTGTGCGCAGAGCAGCCCGAATGGATCGATGAGGTTCGGCGCAGATACCTCAAGGTTCGCAGCATCGAAGCTCAGATCGGAGATCTATTTCCCGATACCGACAGTACCGGCCAACGCTCCGACGCCCGTAGCGCGGGGCAACCGACGACTCTTCCCGAGCTTCCCGGGTATGAGGTCCATGCAATTCTTGGACACGGTGGGATGGGCGTGGTGTACCAGGCACGCCACCTGAAATTGAATCGGCCGGTGGCAATCAAGATGTTGTTGGCCGGAGCGTACGCGAGCAACATGGAATTGTTGCGATTCGAGCGGGAGGCCGAATCGATCGCTGGTTTGAGGCACCCTCACATCGTACAGATCTACGATGTGGGAGAGGTTCTCGGCCGCCCGTTCTATACGATGGAATTGGTCGAAGGGGGCACGCTGTCGAAAAAACTCGCGGACCAACCGGTGTCGGTCCGAGAAGCTGCGGAGACGCTTGCGACCTTGGCGATTGCGGTGCAAGCTGCGCACGAAGGGGGGATCGTGCATCGCGATCTCAAGCCTGCCAACATCCTGCTGACACGTGACGGGATTCTAAAGATCAGCGACTTTGGATTGGCGCGTCGAGTCGATTTGGATGCAGGGTTGACGATGACAGGCGCTCGGATGGGCACACCCAGCTATATGGCTCCGGAACAGGTTTCCGGCGGATTAGTCGGTCCTACGGTCGACATCTATGCGTTGGGAACGTTGTTGTATGAGATGCTTGCCGGGCGACCGCCGTTTCGTGGTGAGAACGTTATCGAAACCGAACGGCGTTTGATTTCCGAGGAGCCGTTGCCACCATCGCGGATCAATCAAAATGTGCCTCCCGACCTCGAAACGATTTGTCTGAAATGTCTCGAAAAAGAGCCACTCCAGCGTTACCCCACCGCCGCGGCCTTGGCGGACGACCTTCAGCGGTTCCTTCGTTACGAACCGATTGCCGCGCGGCCGGTCGGTCGCACGACGCGAATCTGGCGTTGGATTCATCGCAGCCCGACGACGGCTGCGTTGATCGTGACCGCTGTTGCATTGTGTGGAATGTTGGCGATCTATGGTATGCGAGAACTGGCGTTGGTCGCCGGAACTCGGGCGGAGAAGGCACGCTTGATGGCGCGGTTGGAATCGGGGCTGGAGTTGGAGCGGCAGGGACGTTATGCCGAAACACGGGCTCTGTTGGGTAAATTGGGAGACGGTGGCCACATCGACTTACGGCGACGGATCGATCACGCGGTCGCCAATCTCGATATCGTCGAAGCGCTTGACGCATTGCGGTTACACCGTGTTTCAGTGATCGACGGCCGCTACGACGAACAATTCAATCAGACCTTTGCCGACGGACGTTATGAGGCCCTGTTCTCCGACCTGAAAATCGGCAGCCCTGGAGACGTGGATTCGGAAGTTGCAGCACGGATCGATACGTCGGATTTCAAGCGTTCATTGATTGCGGCATTGGACGATTGGGCCGTATGCGCAAGCGACCCAACACGACGAGATTGGCTGTTGCGCGTGGCCTGTCTTGCCGATCGAGACCCCACCGGACTCCGCGATCGGATACGCGATCCATCGACGTGGCTCGATCCTCCGACGCTGACAGAACTCTCCCAAGCCGCGTTGGATGCCAAGCTTTCGGTTCAGTTGTTGCGAGCGATTGGAGATCGCATCGGGGATGCGGGAATGGACACGATTGCGTTTCGCAAACAAGTGCAACTGGCGCACGCGGATGACTTCTTGGCCAACTTTACGCTTGCCGATGATCTTCGTGAACGCGAGCCCGCCGAGGCGGTCCGATACTATCAAGCCGCGTTGGCGATCCGCCCTCAAGCGTCCTTGGCGCACAATAACCTGGGGATGGCCTTGGCGAAACTGGGCCGTAAGCCGGAGGCGGTTGCGTTTTTCAAAGCAGCGCTGCGGATCGACCCCAAATTTGTGTTGGCGTACTACAATCTGGGGCTTATTTTCGCAGCGGAAGGAAAGACCCGCGAATCGATCGAACAGTTTCGAAACGCGCTGATGATCGATCCCAACGTCGCTTTTGCACACTATCAATTGGGCCGCGTGACCGCCACTGAAGGCGATCACTTGCAGGCGATCGAGTCGTTCCGAAAAGCAACCCGGATCGATCCGATGTATGCCGCTGCATTTGGCGCGATGGGAGAGTCCTTTTTAGCAATCGAGCGCCGGGACGACGCAGAACACGCATTGAAACAATGCCTTCAATGGTTGCCGGCCAAAGATCCTATGCGCGCCCGCTGGGAAGCCCTACTGGAACAGTGCGGTAATTCGTGA